In Trichocoleus desertorum NBK24, the following are encoded in one genomic region:
- the petD gene encoding cytochrome b6-f complex subunit IV produces MATLKKPDLSDPQLRAKLAKGMGHNYYGEPAWPNDLLYIFPVVIAGTIALCVGLAVLDPALVGEPANPFATPLEILPEWYLYPVFQILRILPNKLLGIVCMGAIPLGLMLVPFIENVNKFQNPFRRPVATTLFLFGTLVTLWLGIGATFPIDKSLTLGLF; encoded by the coding sequence ATGGCAACGCTTAAAAAACCGGATCTTAGCGATCCACAGCTTCGCGCCAAACTTGCCAAGGGGATGGGCCATAACTACTATGGTGAACCCGCTTGGCCCAACGACCTACTTTACATCTTCCCAGTTGTAATTGCAGGTACGATCGCCCTTTGCGTTGGTTTGGCAGTACTTGACCCAGCTTTGGTGGGTGAGCCTGCTAATCCCTTTGCCACTCCCTTGGAAATTTTGCCTGAGTGGTATCTCTACCCTGTCTTCCAAATCCTACGCATTCTTCCTAACAAGCTGTTGGGAATTGTGTGCATGGGTGCAATTCCTTTGGGTCTGATGCTTGTTCCTTTCATTGAGAACGTGAACAAGTTCCAAAACCCCTTCCGCCGTCCCGTTGCTACCACCCTCTTTTTGTTTGGTACTTTGGTGACTCTGTGGCTAGGAATTGGGGCCACATTCCCTATCGACAAGTCTCTGACTTTGGGTCTGTTCTAA
- a CDS encoding DUF6737 family protein produces the protein MSQSQSSQVSPWSYKPWWCQPWSILLTGITIITGSWLLAHTIWFTCLVAVPILAWMGFFLLVWPQLVMRSGFPEIDHTASDDAIADK, from the coding sequence TTGTCTCAGTCTCAATCTTCTCAAGTCAGCCCCTGGTCTTATAAACCCTGGTGGTGTCAACCCTGGTCCATCTTGCTCACGGGGATCACAATCATCACGGGCAGTTGGCTCCTAGCCCACACTATTTGGTTTACCTGTCTAGTTGCAGTTCCTATCCTGGCTTGGATGGGATTCTTTCTCTTAGTCTGGCCCCAACTGGTCATGCGTAGTGGTTTTCCAGAAATCGATCACACTGCATCAGACGATGCGATCGCAGACAAATAG
- a CDS encoding tetratricopeptide repeat protein: MSDSVSGATPLASRYLELIDRIVETTLKGKIRSKEQVYQMLLNEVSPGTGEIFERCLGDRLSAAQRQVEIQTDELKLAKANRILRALQTIQGEWERWQEQNQATEMLSTAVRQVVAAEPHNRLTVLLQVTDPNRAQIVTLQQWQQLAKQLQQQAITITEAESQQQIEQLATGIGRGIEAWRRLEDHLVGWMYDQSQGQLGFEGVPGQRGPWALWAKQVGSPIPQALFQALTHEQSATEWGRHETVDLEDWVELTVILRGLQQGLVTWFDKLVYDSKVGSKLSISTFLAFAVLWSQMGVGLGDRFADAAFQTTLQILRTFAQRDYFPLYGGIFASFAGNYLRDALNYLDEPLRRAEGTQEKARILTLLGYSFRAQGQYDRAQNFHQQALELARTAGDRPCEIANFNHLSRACVAEKNYAEAINYSQRALILSRQAGDRLGEANALVNLGYSEVLQAQQLEQVEPETYESAIDYLQQGLKLSERLGDRQSQALCLSSLGIAHIVLDQPQIAIAYLEGGIQAAQFSGDLYLQARNLAHLAEAYYRLQNLEKSVYSGCLGMYLLEQIASNEWRQPAGLLMILQGQMGEAGFQSALEQHRRQIASVIGVDGYDHIPQLLDQYRHST, translated from the coding sequence ATGTCTGATTCTGTGAGTGGTGCTACGCCACTAGCTAGTCGCTACCTAGAACTGATCGACCGCATCGTCGAAACGACTCTCAAGGGCAAAATCCGCTCTAAAGAACAGGTTTACCAAATGCTATTGAATGAGGTAAGTCCTGGAACTGGAGAAATTTTTGAGCGTTGTTTGGGCGATCGCCTCAGCGCGGCTCAGCGCCAGGTTGAAATCCAAACCGATGAGCTGAAACTCGCCAAGGCCAACCGGATCTTGAGAGCCTTACAAACCATTCAAGGTGAGTGGGAACGCTGGCAGGAGCAAAATCAAGCAACAGAAATGCTATCGACGGCGGTTCGTCAAGTCGTGGCGGCTGAGCCACATAATCGTTTGACGGTTTTGCTACAAGTGACTGACCCCAATCGAGCCCAGATTGTCACGCTACAGCAGTGGCAGCAACTCGCCAAGCAACTGCAACAACAAGCTATCACTATCACCGAAGCAGAATCTCAGCAGCAGATAGAGCAGCTAGCCACAGGGATTGGACGTGGGATCGAAGCTTGGCGTCGTTTGGAAGACCATCTGGTAGGCTGGATGTACGACCAAAGCCAAGGACAGCTAGGGTTTGAAGGGGTTCCAGGGCAACGAGGTCCTTGGGCTTTGTGGGCCAAGCAGGTGGGTAGCCCCATCCCTCAAGCCTTATTTCAAGCCCTTACCCATGAGCAGTCGGCGACGGAGTGGGGCCGACATGAAACCGTAGACCTGGAAGACTGGGTGGAACTGACGGTGATCCTCCGAGGTTTACAACAAGGTTTAGTGACTTGGTTTGACAAGCTGGTCTATGACTCTAAAGTTGGGTCTAAGCTTTCCATTTCCACGTTTCTGGCGTTTGCTGTGCTGTGGTCTCAAATGGGAGTGGGTTTAGGCGATCGCTTTGCCGATGCCGCTTTCCAAACAACTCTGCAAATTCTGCGAACGTTTGCCCAGCGTGATTACTTCCCGCTCTATGGTGGCATCTTTGCTTCCTTTGCTGGCAACTACTTACGCGACGCCCTTAACTACCTAGATGAACCGTTGCGGCGGGCTGAAGGCACCCAAGAAAAAGCCAGAATTCTGACGCTACTGGGCTATTCTTTCCGCGCCCAAGGCCAATATGACCGCGCGCAAAACTTTCACCAACAAGCCCTAGAGCTAGCTCGTACCGCAGGCGATCGCCCCTGTGAAATTGCCAACTTTAACCACCTTAGTCGCGCCTGTGTGGCCGAGAAAAATTACGCTGAGGCGATCAACTATAGTCAGCGGGCCTTGATCCTGAGTCGTCAAGCTGGGGATCGCTTGGGTGAGGCTAATGCACTGGTAAATCTCGGTTATAGCGAAGTGCTTCAAGCCCAACAGCTAGAACAAGTCGAACCCGAAACCTACGAAAGCGCGATTGATTATTTGCAACAAGGCTTGAAATTGTCTGAGCGATTGGGCGATCGCCAAAGCCAAGCCCTTTGCCTCAGCAGTTTGGGGATCGCTCACATTGTTCTAGATCAACCGCAAATAGCGATCGCTTACCTAGAAGGGGGAATTCAAGCCGCACAGTTTTCTGGGGATCTCTATTTACAAGCGCGCAACTTGGCTCACTTAGCAGAAGCCTATTACCGTCTGCAAAACTTGGAAAAATCGGTTTATAGCGGTTGCTTGGGCATGTATCTCTTAGAGCAAATTGCTTCCAACGAGTGGCGACAACCCGCAGGGCTGTTGATGATTTTGCAAGGTCAAATGGGAGAAGCAGGATTTCAATCTGCTTTGGAGCAGCACCGTCGCCAAATAGCCTCTGTGATTGGAGTCGATGGTTATGATCACATTCCGCAACTCCTAGACCAGTATCGCCATTCAACCTAA
- a CDS encoding anti-sigma regulatory factor, giving the protein MYILSAARSLGMLQQDHLTVPSDLTVLTEIQQWFERFCRQFLPQLAWSDHQLYRLTLAIAEGFTNAVRHAHQDLPPETAIDIHLALWDDRLEIQIWDYGQPFDPDVLEEPKPGTLREGGYGWFLLRRLADRVTYERSPDGRNCLLIVKYKVR; this is encoded by the coding sequence ATGTACATTTTATCTGCCGCTCGATCCTTGGGCATGTTGCAGCAAGACCACTTAACCGTTCCCAGCGACTTGACTGTTTTAACCGAGATCCAACAGTGGTTTGAACGATTTTGTCGCCAATTTCTACCTCAGCTCGCTTGGTCGGATCACCAGCTATATCGCCTGACTTTAGCGATCGCTGAAGGATTCACCAATGCAGTACGTCATGCCCATCAGGACTTACCGCCTGAAACGGCAATCGATATTCATTTAGCCCTTTGGGACGATCGCCTAGAAATTCAGATTTGGGATTATGGTCAACCTTTTGATCCCGATGTCTTAGAGGAGCCGAAGCCTGGAACGCTACGAGAAGGAGGCTATGGCTGGTTCTTACTGCGACGCTTGGCAGATCGAGTTACCTATGAGCGATCGCCGGATGGTCGCAATTGTCTTTTGATCGTCAAATACAAAGTGCGGTAG
- a CDS encoding pentapeptide repeat-containing protein produces MILTAIAIMLVGFALNNAWFGWAGALVALLLSLQVLWPALQPAIAELFPPGERSVFIGVVGLLAACLGLYRLSGLSQRLDAWASQLNWDAIGALGEVFGALGQILIAVLAVYIAWRQYVISKDLTIQQNLITQQQTIDTYFQGISDLVLDEQGLLEDWPQERAIAEGRTAAIFSSVDAGGKAKIIRFLSRAKLLTPLRRDRRLGRAILDGVGGYEEDRIHGVRVIDLGVMLAGADLNSTDLRWTDLSEANLVRANLNGCDLVKANLARAILYEAKLQGTELEGTRLYYGSLDTATPRSRIEPPDYRTGLHTGAVVEGADFTGAKLSEEQRCYCCAWGGSKTRNTIMGGCEGIPNRLGR; encoded by the coding sequence ATGATCTTGACGGCGATCGCGATCATGCTAGTCGGGTTCGCGCTAAATAATGCTTGGTTTGGGTGGGCAGGGGCTTTAGTTGCTTTACTGCTGTCCTTGCAAGTCTTATGGCCCGCTTTGCAGCCTGCGATCGCGGAACTATTCCCGCCCGGAGAGCGCTCAGTTTTTATTGGTGTGGTGGGGCTGCTTGCAGCTTGCCTGGGTTTGTACCGCCTCAGTGGGCTCAGCCAGCGCTTAGATGCCTGGGCTAGTCAGCTAAATTGGGACGCGATTGGAGCCTTGGGTGAAGTTTTTGGGGCGCTCGGCCAGATTTTGATTGCAGTTTTAGCCGTCTATATTGCTTGGCGACAATACGTGATCTCTAAAGATTTAACGATTCAGCAGAACCTGATTACTCAACAACAAACGATTGACACTTACTTCCAAGGTATTTCGGATTTGGTGTTGGATGAGCAAGGCTTGCTAGAAGACTGGCCGCAAGAACGCGCGATCGCTGAAGGTCGTACAGCAGCAATCTTTAGTAGTGTTGATGCGGGTGGCAAGGCCAAAATCATTCGTTTTCTCTCACGCGCCAAACTGCTGACTCCCCTCAGACGCGATCGCCGCTTAGGACGAGCCATTCTAGATGGTGTGGGCGGCTACGAAGAAGACCGAATTCATGGAGTTCGAGTCATTGATTTGGGCGTCATGTTAGCGGGGGCCGATTTGAACAGCACTGATTTGCGCTGGACTGACTTAAGTGAAGCCAACTTAGTCCGAGCTAATCTCAATGGCTGTGACTTGGTGAAAGCCAACCTAGCGCGGGCAATTTTGTATGAAGCCAAGCTGCAAGGGACTGAGCTTGAGGGAACACGCCTGTACTATGGCAGCCTCGATACTGCGACTCCCCGTAGCCGAATAGAACCACCTGATTATCGCACTGGCCTCCATACCGGAGCTGTCGTAGAAGGTGCCGACTTTACAGGAGCCAAGCTATCTGAAGAACAGCGCTGCTATTGCTGTGCTTGGGGTGGCTCCAAAACTAGAAACACAATTATGGGTGGTTGCGAAGGCATTCCTAACCGTTTGGGTCGCTAG
- a CDS encoding pentapeptide repeat-containing protein: MASPTVRRSTNRSQSTLPSWRFRRLPLLPRRCGAWMIEVSLIVASAWAPFSLGEYAKLHSASEPVPLNPFVAEAESAIAQTLAIPVGDRNRTVPPLTNLLWSGAVVAPLVVAGLNLYSLAKTGQTQPKRWFAVKVVTATGAPPGFLRAVMREGVGRWGLPLGIAYTIWRYSGAFPDLSILLGLASFLVLGENFSARFNSRRRAWHDRLSGTAVIDAAQPTPFYSDRVQVLRRHGQGWSEQSSHWSEEDAAIAAIVLTPEKGWRGQGLWCWMRQHPGMTLLIVSLSSVALVLGTFVGTQVYVQSQANRREFKQQDNQVFLALVSKLTPNSAGAPDERQGAILALGTVNDSRAVPLLVDLLGQEDKPTLIDAIQQALVSSGPDALPYLQRLNQALKNDLESLRHGNNEREYRLLELRRRATQRAIAKLLTIYSGQVHTADLSRVDLGRVDKGVAQFTLVLDRIDLSGTQLKNAILSGASLQGSRFYGTGEDERWGTFDDWITDLSGAELKDANLTGAFLGHTLMDRTNLTRAILNKADLSHARMSKANLSSTKLVAANFHQAVLDSASLTGADLGNADFSQANLQSARLGQASATATKFQLANLVRSEWQGADLTGADFRQANLQHADLSSTQLAETNFRNAQLQNVSFRNADLRQADLRGANVSGADFQGATFAPSSPKSSSQFIQLAPSASESSGLKGVNFVDAQNLSPTQITYICAQGGRHPQCR, translated from the coding sequence ATGGCGAGCCCAACAGTCAGGAGAAGCACCAACCGCTCTCAATCAACGCTACCAAGTTGGCGCTTCAGACGTCTGCCTCTGCTACCTCGACGATGTGGAGCCTGGATGATTGAGGTGTCTCTGATTGTGGCGAGTGCTTGGGCGCCCTTTAGCTTAGGGGAGTATGCCAAGTTGCACTCCGCCAGTGAACCTGTGCCGTTGAATCCGTTTGTCGCCGAAGCTGAGTCCGCGATCGCCCAAACCTTGGCAATCCCAGTGGGGGATCGTAACCGGACGGTGCCTCCCCTCACGAACCTACTATGGTCTGGAGCGGTCGTCGCTCCCTTGGTGGTAGCAGGACTCAACCTGTACTCACTCGCTAAGACTGGTCAAACTCAACCAAAACGCTGGTTTGCGGTCAAGGTAGTAACCGCTACGGGAGCACCTCCAGGCTTTTTGAGAGCCGTGATGCGGGAAGGAGTGGGTCGGTGGGGGTTGCCTCTGGGGATCGCCTACACGATCTGGCGCTACAGTGGTGCCTTTCCCGACCTCAGCATTCTGTTGGGGCTGGCCAGTTTTCTGGTACTCGGTGAAAACTTCAGTGCCCGATTCAACTCGCGGCGTCGCGCTTGGCACGATCGCTTGTCAGGCACGGCTGTAATCGACGCGGCCCAACCCACTCCCTTCTACAGCGATCGCGTTCAAGTTTTGCGGCGTCACGGCCAAGGTTGGTCAGAGCAGTCATCTCACTGGAGCGAGGAAGATGCTGCGATCGCTGCCATTGTACTGACCCCGGAAAAAGGCTGGCGGGGGCAAGGTCTGTGGTGCTGGATGCGCCAACACCCCGGCATGACATTGTTGATTGTGTCACTCTCCAGCGTGGCGTTGGTACTAGGTACATTTGTCGGGACTCAGGTCTATGTGCAGAGCCAAGCCAACCGTCGGGAGTTTAAGCAGCAAGATAATCAAGTTTTTTTAGCGTTGGTAAGTAAGCTGACGCCTAACTCAGCAGGTGCGCCGGATGAACGACAAGGTGCGATTCTGGCACTGGGTACTGTGAATGACTCACGCGCAGTTCCCCTTTTAGTAGATTTGTTGGGGCAGGAAGACAAACCCACCCTGATCGACGCAATTCAGCAAGCTCTAGTCAGTAGTGGCCCAGACGCTTTGCCCTATCTACAACGGCTCAATCAAGCCTTGAAGAACGATTTGGAGTCACTGCGACATGGCAACAACGAAAGAGAGTACAGATTATTAGAGTTAAGACGGCGGGCTACCCAGCGGGCGATCGCTAAACTTCTCACCATCTATAGCGGTCAAGTGCATACTGCCGACCTAAGTCGAGTAGATTTAGGCCGCGTAGATAAAGGGGTCGCTCAGTTTACGCTGGTTTTGGACCGCATCGATCTCTCAGGAACCCAACTTAAAAACGCAATTCTCTCCGGGGCAAGCCTACAAGGAAGCCGCTTTTATGGAACTGGAGAAGACGAGCGTTGGGGGACTTTCGACGACTGGATCACTGACTTAAGTGGCGCTGAGCTAAAGGATGCCAACTTAACAGGGGCTTTCCTAGGTCATACTCTGATGGATCGCACAAATCTAACTCGCGCCATTCTCAACAAGGCCGATTTGTCCCATGCCCGCATGTCTAAAGCGAATCTCAGTAGTACCAAGCTGGTTGCCGCTAACTTCCACCAAGCAGTCTTGGATAGCGCTAGCCTCACAGGTGCCGATCTGGGAAATGCGGACTTCTCTCAGGCCAACTTGCAATCTGCACGGTTGGGACAAGCCAGTGCTACAGCCACAAAATTTCAGTTAGCTAACCTAGTACGTTCCGAGTGGCAGGGAGCTGATTTAACCGGGGCAGACTTCAGGCAAGCTAACCTCCAGCATGCCGATCTCAGTTCTACCCAACTGGCAGAAACTAACTTCAGAAACGCCCAACTGCAAAATGTGAGTTTCCGGAATGCGGATCTCAGACAGGCAGACTTACGCGGAGCCAATGTGTCTGGGGCAGATTTTCAAGGTGCGACCTTTGCTCCTTCGTCACCTAAATCTTCGAGTCAGTTTATTCAGTTAGCTCCTAGTGCCTCAGAATCTAGCGGGCTGAAAGGGGTCAATTTTGTCGATGCTCAAAACTTAAGCCCTACTCAAATCACCTATATTTGTGCTCAAGGCGGTCGCCATCCTCAATGTCGTTAA
- a CDS encoding glycosyltransferase family 4 protein codes for MTGTYHLPDILAVKPEVKVTKLESTTTKNTRHVFVFLEIFACEGGIQSYIKDVLKSYADLAKPSGQEMVWPYQADVFLLRDGPECHNPLELSPLGFHYLKTHPPALGRIKLAAQLLAYLLRYRPERVFCGHINLAPLIQALCQPLGIPYTVLTYGKEFWVKLPAHEQKALQQAATIWTISRYSRDRACEVNELDSQRVKLLPCIVDGDAFTPGPKDPALVEKYGLAGAKVLMTVARLWKGDRYKGVDITIQALPAIAEVFPQVKYLVIGRGDDQPRLAQLAQDLGVADQVVFAGFVPTQDLVEHYRLADAYVMPSQEGFGIVYLEAMACGVPVVAGDADGSADPLQDGKLGWQVPHRDPEAVAAACIELLRNTEAAAESRDRRCDGGWLRQEALSLFGADALTQQLKQLLSPPLGEPSKLS; via the coding sequence ATGACTGGAACTTACCATTTACCTGATATCTTAGCAGTCAAGCCTGAAGTTAAAGTTACAAAATTGGAGTCTACTACGACTAAAAACACTCGCCACGTCTTCGTATTTCTAGAAATTTTTGCTTGCGAAGGTGGCATCCAATCCTATATTAAAGACGTTCTGAAGTCCTACGCAGATTTGGCCAAGCCATCAGGTCAAGAGATGGTTTGGCCTTATCAAGCTGATGTGTTTTTACTGCGGGATGGGCCAGAATGCCACAATCCTCTAGAACTCAGTCCGCTCGGCTTCCATTATTTAAAGACCCATCCCCCAGCCTTAGGACGCATTAAATTAGCAGCTCAGTTGCTGGCTTACCTGCTGCGCTATCGTCCGGAGCGCGTTTTTTGTGGTCATATCAATCTTGCACCGCTGATTCAGGCGCTTTGTCAACCACTAGGCATTCCCTACACGGTCTTGACCTACGGCAAAGAATTTTGGGTTAAGCTACCAGCCCATGAGCAAAAAGCTTTACAGCAGGCAGCTACTATTTGGACAATTAGCCGCTATAGTCGCGATCGCGCCTGTGAGGTGAATGAGCTAGATTCGCAGCGAGTCAAGCTGCTTCCTTGCATTGTGGATGGTGATGCTTTTACCCCTGGCCCTAAAGACCCAGCGCTAGTGGAAAAATACGGCTTGGCTGGAGCGAAAGTGCTGATGACCGTAGCGCGGCTTTGGAAAGGCGACCGCTATAAAGGGGTGGATATCACAATTCAAGCTTTGCCCGCGATCGCCGAAGTATTTCCACAGGTGAAGTATTTGGTGATTGGTCGTGGTGATGACCAACCTCGTCTAGCTCAGCTCGCTCAAGATTTGGGTGTGGCGGATCAGGTGGTATTTGCGGGCTTTGTACCGACCCAAGATTTGGTCGAACATTACCGCTTGGCTGATGCCTATGTCATGCCGTCCCAAGAAGGTTTTGGCATTGTCTACTTGGAAGCAATGGCTTGTGGAGTGCCTGTGGTGGCAGGAGATGCAGATGGTTCTGCCGACCCCCTACAAGATGGCAAACTCGGTTGGCAAGTACCTCACCGCGACCCAGAGGCCGTAGCAGCCGCCTGTATTGAACTTTTACGCAATACTGAAGCTGCGGCAGAATCCCGCGATCGCCGCTGTGATGGGGGTTGGTTGCGCCAAGAAGCTTTGTCTCTGTTTGGAGCTGACGCATTGACTCAGCAATTAAAACAATTACTAAGTCCACCCTTAGGGGAGCCATCAAAGCTATCCTAA